Proteins encoded by one window of Arachis ipaensis cultivar K30076 chromosome B04, Araip1.1, whole genome shotgun sequence:
- the LOC107637052 gene encoding U-box domain-containing protein 8-like has product MITNFTPLTLSPILNPLPPHPQPETLISSLTSFASSSFHKLDLLHQLTRLVKHDSLFRGHHRLKNCLAVLLSWVESHDHDSLRTLSLLLNLSLDDHNKIGLVAKRVVTRLVVIVSGTAVKNPFSDCRALVRKLQRPFMLSASC; this is encoded by the coding sequence ATGATAACCAACTTTACCCCTCTCACTCTATCTCCAATTCTCAATCCATTacctcctcacccccaacccGAAACCCTAATCTCTTCCCTTACCTCCTTCGCATCCTCTTCTTTCCACAAGCTTGATTTACTCCACCAACTCACTAGACTCGTCAAGCACGACTCACTCTTTCGTGGCCATCACCGACTCAAAAATTGTCTTGCCGTGTTACTCTCCTGGGTTGAGTCCCACGACCACGATTCCCTTCGTACTCTTTCTTTGCTTCTCAATCTTAGCCTCGACGATCACAACAAGATTGGACTCGTTGCTAAGAGAGTCGTTACTCGTCTTGTTGTCATCGTCTCCGGGACCGCTGTTAAAAATCCATTCTCAGATTGTCGCGCCCTTGTAAGGAAGCTGCAACGACCGTTTATGCTCTCTGCTAGTTGTTGA
- the LOC107638029 gene encoding BON1-associated protein 1-like has protein sequence MESIRPSTLEIMVISGENLCMNQNPVKEAYVVIRAESLKCCTTKMAKYGGENTSSLLSWNEKFLMDIPLHARSITFEVQCKNSNGAVRSVGVARIAISHFLGEKNNVNGSKGIYECTMQKMMSYRLRDWDGRRNGVINFSVRVAKLPEEDPLLEAKAVVPAPAKGIPVRSCGFEGRVLGFKVDESNNSNGVAVGIPLWWSYPSNI, from the coding sequence atggaATCTATTAGGCCAAGCACACTAGAGATTATGGTTATATCTGGCGAGAATCTATGCATGAATCAGAATCCAGTGAAGGAAGCTTATGTTGTGATTCGAGCTGAGTCCCTCAAATGTTGCACGACAAAGATGGCGAAATACGGTGGCGAAAACACTTCGAGCTTGCTCTCATGGAATGAGAAATTCTTGATGGACATACCCCTGCATGCAAGGTCCATAACCTTTGAGGTGCAATGCAAGAACTCAAACGGCGCCGTTAGAAGCGTTGGTGTGGCAAGGATAGCCATTTCCCATTTTCTTGGAGAGAAGAATAATGTTAATGGTAGCAAGGGAATTTATGAATGCACCATGCAGAAGATGATGAGTTATAGGTTGAGGGATTGGGATGGACGGCGAAATGGGGTTATCAATTTCTCGGTGAGGGTGGCAAAGCTGCCGGAGGAGGATCCTTTATTGGAAGCAAAAGCGGTGGTGCCGGCGCCGGCGAAGGGAATTCCAGTGAGGAGTTGTGGATTTGAGGGAAGGGTTTTGGGGTTTAAGGTGGATGAGAGTAATAATTCAAATGGGGTAGCTGTTGGCATTCCACTTTGGTGGAGTTACCCTAGCAATATTTAA